The following proteins are co-located in the Desulfuromonas sp. genome:
- a CDS encoding cytochrome C, with translation MIVGRLDADYIGNEACLEKCHTYGHDKLYKDFQASVHASQVDVDSGLPLVNCESCHGPASLAVKGVSDNGEPCKNETLLNLDQLPKMAQSLICLKCHSAASTPVLQFWNASPHATSEVSCFDCHNLHKGPQQKVSREEVAELCYNCHLNIKNEFNNFSHHPVPEGKVSCVDCHNPHGSANDKQLLGATVKATCTKCHMEYQGPFVYEHADVTENCTNCHKAHGAPNEPLLQVNQPFLCLQCHAGHHGSNSDRGTLSNLDMKRAFYTRCTDCHSAIHGTDIPSTHGRGSFIAR, from the coding sequence ATGATTGTCGGGCGACTCGACGCTGACTATATCGGCAACGAAGCCTGCCTGGAAAAGTGCCATACCTACGGTCATGACAAGTTATACAAAGACTTTCAGGCTTCTGTTCATGCCTCGCAAGTTGATGTCGATAGCGGCCTGCCGCTGGTTAACTGTGAATCATGTCATGGCCCGGCGAGTCTTGCGGTCAAGGGCGTTTCAGACAACGGTGAGCCTTGCAAAAACGAAACCCTGCTGAATCTTGACCAGCTGCCCAAAATGGCACAATCGCTGATTTGTCTGAAGTGTCACTCCGCAGCTTCTACCCCGGTATTGCAGTTCTGGAACGCCAGCCCGCACGCCACCAGCGAAGTCTCCTGCTTCGATTGTCACAACCTGCACAAGGGTCCGCAGCAGAAGGTCAGTCGCGAAGAGGTTGCCGAGCTCTGCTACAATTGTCATCTCAACATCAAAAACGAGTTTAACAACTTCTCGCACCATCCGGTTCCGGAAGGCAAGGTCTCCTGTGTTGATTGCCACAATCCGCACGGGTCAGCCAATGACAAGCAGCTGCTCGGGGCGACGGTCAAGGCAACCTGCACAAAGTGTCACATGGAATACCAGGGTCCGTTTGTCTACGAACATGCCGACGTCACGGAAAACTGCACAAACTGCCATAAGGCGCATGGCGCCCCGAACGAGCCGCTGCTTCAGGTCAACCAGCCGTTTCTCTGCCTGCAGTGCCACGCCGGCCATCACGGGTCGAATTCTGATCGCGGTACGTTGAGTAATCTTGATATGAAGCGGGCTTTTTATACCCGTTGCACCGATTGTCATTCGGCGATCCATGGAACCGATATTCCTTCAACACACGGTCGCGGATCCTTCATCGCCCGGTAG